In Silene latifolia isolate original U9 population chromosome 3, ASM4854445v1, whole genome shotgun sequence, a single window of DNA contains:
- the LOC141647956 gene encoding splicing factor U2af small subunit B-like, which yields MAEHLASIFGTEKDRVNCPFYFKIGACRHGDRCSRLHTKPSVSPTLLLSNMYQRPDMITPGVDANGNPIDPREIQRHFEDFYEDLFEELNKYGEIESLNVCDNLADHMVGNVYVQYREEEQAANAIRNLSGRYYAGRPIIVDFSPVTDFREATCRQYEENTCNRGGYCNFMHLKRIGRELRRQLYGRYRRMRSRSRSRSPYRRKSYDYDDRHHGRGHSSRRHDDREAYYDSRSSRNRTTSPDHRRGRSRSPGGRRRDRSPVREGSEERRAKIEQWNREKEDAQRAKDHTDGAKTNDDGVYDGPTHIGEQNYVHQQQQQEGYGY from the exons ATGGCGGAACACTTGGCGTCGATATTTGGTACAGAAAAAGATAGGGTGAATTGTCCGTTTTACTTCAAAATAGGAGCATGTAGACATGGTGATCGTTGTTCAAGGCTTCATACTAAGCCTAGTGTTAGTCCTACTCTTTTACTCTCTAACATGTATCAACGTCCTGATATGATTACTCCTGGTGTTgatgctaatggtaatcccattgaTCCTCGCGAGATTCAACGCCACTTTGAG GATTTCTATGAAGATCTGTTTGAGGAACTCAACAAATATGGAGAAATTGAGTCGCTCAACGTCTGTGACAACCTAGCTGATCACATG GTTGGTAATGTCTATGTTCAGTACAGAGAAGAAGAGCAGGCTGCAAATGCTATTCGCAATTTAAGTGGGAGATATTATGCTG GTCGCCCTATCATTGTGGATTTCTCTCCAGTCACAGATTTTCGTGAAGCCACCTGCAGACAATATGAAGAGAATACTTGCAATCGTGGTGGATATTGCAATTTCATGCATCTCAAGAGAATTGGCAG AGAGTTGAGGCGCCAGCTGTATGGAAGGTACAGGAGAATGCGTAGCAGAAGCCGAAGCCGTAGTCCATACCGTCGCAAGAGCTATGACTATGATGACCGACACCATGGGCGTGGCCATAGCAGCAGAAGGCATGATGATAGGGAAGCCTATTATGATAGTCGGAGCAGCCGAAATAGGACCACTAGCCCTGATCATAGGCGAGGAAGAAGCCGAAGTCCTGGTGGTAGAAGAAGGGATAGAAGTCCTGTAAGAGAAGGAAGTGAAGAGAGGCGTGCAAAGATTGAGCAGTGGAATCGGGAAAAGGAAGATGCTCAACGAGCCAAGGACCACACTGATGGCGCTAAAACCAATGATGATGGGGTTTATGATGGTCCGACTCACATTGGGGAGCAGAACTATGTGCACCAACAGCAACAGCAGGAAGGATATGGATATTGA